In Populus alba chromosome 4, ASM523922v2, whole genome shotgun sequence, the genomic window gggttttttgaaaaaaaaaaattttttgattgATATTGCTAGTTGTTTACTTGGGGTTGGAACCAAAGAGGGACATTAGGACATCCACCAGAGACCAAAACGGAGAACATTCCAAGCCAGGTCAAGGCTCTTGCTAATGTCAACATTGTTCaggtaatattttttctttggttatttttttttttggaaaccaTGATGATTATGCTTCTCATTTGTTATGCAATGGTTCGCGTGTGTCTAAGTCTGTGTGTCAATCATTTTGttctaatattttgtttttgggtttcttgatttttaggCGGCTATTGGTGGCTGGCATTGTTTGGCTGTTGATGATCAAGGACGTGCTTATTCTTGGGGTATGCAATGAtccccttttagtttttttcttgaattaatcATATTATTGTCTGCGTATAAGAATGAATCATTGAGATAACAAAGAGGTTTTTTCCCTGTATCTGAATAGCATTGCTTGGTTTGGTTAATTGCtgcatgaaagaaaaaagttgcagaaaatacaatgattttgtttttttgtatgaatGAAAATTCATGTTCatacttttttcttccttctttctcATGAATGTAGTTTGTTTACTCAATGTTCATATATAAGTGGAAGAACTAATGAATTTAAAagtatgatatatttttaacaatgtAGGTGGGAATGAATATGGCCAGTGTGGTGAAGAACCTGAGAGGAAAAATGACACTGTGAGGCCTTTGAGAAGGGATATAGTCATCCCCCAACGCTGTGCATCAAACCTTGTAGTTCGCCAggtgattttcttttctatcaatCATTATAGAGTGCAggagttgaattattttaaggAATCCCTTTCAATATCTTCCCTAGCACCTCCCAAGCTGTATGAAATATGAATATGGTTTCGGATTGCCTCCTTGGTTGTTATGTACAAATGAATACTCAGGAATCTactatttgtatttaatttcatCCCCTTTTCCTTGTGTGGGTTTTTATTTGCTCTCCAAATGATATTGTAGAAGAGGATGGTTAACTGTGCATGCTTATTTTTCAAGGCATTTATTAAGTCTATTAATAGTATGTAATTTCCTCCTGCGGCTGCTTGTGATTGTACTTATATGTTAAATGACATGTCTTGACCCTCAATTGCTTTTCTGTCTGTTCTAATTGCTGATATGTCATCTCTAATTGCTAATATTTTAGGTAGCTGCTGGGGGTACTCACTCTGTGGTTCTCACACTTGAAGGGCATGTATGGACCTGGGGTCAACCATGGCCTCCTGGAGACATGTACAGTTTCCTTGACTTAATCGtcaattatgtttttacatATCCCTGTTTCTGGTCCTTGCTACATGCTTTTGAAGTGTGCTTGTATTGATAGCTTGCTGCGTCCTCATATTATTGCTGTTTTAACAACTTGCAGCTTTTCATATTTTCAGAAAGCAGATATCCGTCCCTGTGCGGGTACAAGGTCTTGAAAGAGTGAGGCTCATTGCTGTTGGGGCATTTCATAATTTAGCTCTTCAAGAAGATGGAACTTTATGGGCGTGGGGTAATAATGAATATGGACAGCTCGGAACTGGAGATACTCAGCCAAGATCACAACCTATTCTTGTCCAAGGACTTTCTGATCTCAATTTGGTTTGTATTACATCCTTAAGTCCCTTTCTGTTTGACTTctatttttattccatttcaTTAGGCATCATTAGTTGCACAATACAGTTTCTCAAAAGATCTCATCTGAAGTGTTAGGATTTATTGATGAATGGGTTCCtcattcaagtttatttttgaaaattcttcTTCCCAGATTACCTGAATAAAtcctttgaaaatatatcatttctTATAATTGGTTGTTTGGAACCTTTCTATGAAAACACTGCCATCGTCCAGTCTGAGAGTGCCCCATTTGTAGTGCCTTGGCATGATCAAGGTACAATAGTTCAATTTAGCGCAGTGCAAACATGAAAGCTTATAAAAGGAGTGAAGACTCGTGTTACTCAGTGATGCAGAGAATCTGCACTTTAAACTTGTTGACTTCTAATAAAGGCTTACGCTGTTGTGCACTGAGATTGGTGATATGGAATGAgctgttttctttcttgttaatttcttaGACATTTTGTGCTTGATTTCAGTTTCATATCTATAATAGCCTGAGTGTATGTCTAGGTTGATATTGCTGCTGGTGGATGGCATTCTACTGCATTGACTGATGATGGGGAGGTAAATATGCTCTTTGATGTCTAAAAGTTTCTTTAATTAGGTTGACCGCATGCTTGTCATTATTATAACCTGTTCAGGTGCAACATTGTATATAGCAGAGAAGTTCATTCAGTTCTGTACTTTCATCTTGAGCTTATGTTTTATTCATGTGGGTTATGTTTGGTATGATTTTTGCAAATTGATTCaagttgtttttcttgatttttgacTCTCACAGTATATTTGGATAGAATCATATTTTGACTTAAATCAAAAGTTAGTTACAAATCCAAGTCAAAATTGTGATTTAATCAAAAgtcagattttttaatatttaacttatGCTATATTGCATCTCTTCCTCAAAAGAGTTGCTTTCAAGTCTTAACAAACATACTTCTGTCTTAAAGtcattttaactttatttttgtcGTAAGCTGTCTATGAAAAACAACTTCTGCATTATGACTCAAAGTCAAAAGCTACTTTGTGTGGCAGAGCTTTCCTAGCTTAGGATCAGAAAATCCACTTGTATCAATCTTCAAAAGGCTTGTATCTTAGGTTAAAGAGTTTGCTTTTAGCTATTGGCTTTCTTGCCATATGTAacccctttctcttctctgacTTTTTCATGATGCTTGAATTGGATCTTGCTGATTATAAATAAGAGACGCATCCTTACTCTCAGTATAGGAACTGTATCCATTGCTTTGTGAATAAGGCTCCGCTTGACAGGACTTgtggaaaatgatttttgattttGAGCCATAATTCAAAAGCTATATTTCTTAAATagcttatgaaaaaaataagtgaagATGTTTGACAAAAATTAACACAAAGCAACTTTTTTTTGATGAAGGGAGGTGGTACAAGTTagaagtttaaaaattttaaagcaaaatCTTGACTCAATTTGTAACGATTTTTGATGAAAGTCAgaagttatttttaatcaaccatatttataatttttcttgagtcaaaagataaaaacaacttaaattaatttgtgagCAGGCAGAAGCTACATAGGATAGTAACAACATGAAATTGCAAGAAAACTTCATAATGAGTGAAGAGGGTTGCAGATGTGAATCCTGAATTCACAActttattatctaaaaattaaagcatTTCGTAACTGCCTTCTTAAAAGATTTACAAGACATTTAAATAGGTAAGAAAACCCTATCTTAACTAGGAAACAACTAggaatctgaaaacataaaggAAGTAAACAAAAAACCCGAATTAAAACATAGAATCTGAAGAaaacataggaaaaaaaaaaaaaagtgccatGTTAGGAGCATTGGTGCTTAAAACATGACTCTGAAAGATCTGATGGTCTTTTCTGCAACATAGTGGCCACCTTAGGGAAAATTGCTCGTAGAATCacttgtaaaaatttgagttcGATCCAGTAGTTGGATCTCTTGTTATCATAATCTTAAGGAGCTAACCAGACTTGGctattccaatttttttttcgtgGGCGACTATGCTTTACTATACTTGCTAGCCCGATGCTCAAGTTCACAACATCCGAAACAATGAATTCTGAAACCAAAACCTTGACCCAATGCCTATTGATTTTGTTGAGCTGGCCTAGGCTGTGTGGTGGTAGCCTTTTGATTATTGATATGCCCACCTATATTATTCTAATCTACTTGGGAACTTCTACTCATACTCCTAGCAGTC contains:
- the LOC118055995 gene encoding ultraviolet-B receptor UVR8, translating into MATESSVIAWGSGEDGQLGIGNNEDKEWVCVVKALEPYKVRSVVAGSRNSLAICDDGKLFTWGWNQRGTLGHPPETKTENIPSQVKALANVNIVQAAIGGWHCLAVDDQGRAYSWGGNEYGQCGEEPERKNDTVRPLRRDIVIPQRCASNLVVRQVAAGGTHSVVLTLEGHVWTWGQPWPPGDIKQISVPVRVQGLERVRLIAVGAFHNLALQEDGTLWAWGNNEYGQLGTGDTQPRSQPILVQGLSDLNLVDIAAGGWHSTALTDDGEVYGWGRGEHGRMGFGDNDKSSKMVPQKVNLLAGEDIIQVSCGGTHSVALTRDGQMFSFGRGDHGRLGYGRKVTTGQPMVVPIDIPPPKKLRDNGDEGHWIAKLVGCGGRHTLAIVKWQRLESK